The following are from one region of the Silene latifolia isolate original U9 population chromosome 9, ASM4854445v1, whole genome shotgun sequence genome:
- the LOC141602190 gene encoding uncharacterized protein LOC141602190, whose translation MGESGCFLTPDCNDADTRERLWDELRQLANIVADWIVLGDFNIVRAMEERIGPHLRSLSEIMAFNQCLLDSNLDDLQGYGCEHTWTNKQDVGTRVWSKLDRVLTNASWLVDVPHALVTVLPPGISDHSPLLIQNKENYQIRRRFSYLTCWEEHKDYDTIVSEAWQIPTKGNAMFILFAKLKNVRQKLIILHKNNYSGLAAKEKDLLEKYWTLRKTKRSSLIQRAKIHDINYNDGANNYFFAKIAIRKHKSIIGNFVLLFRLTSKPGLCLSKLILLALIRKKPVVTSVMDYRPIPGCTIFYKIVSKILCDRLKPHSPTIVGKEQGAFVASRCIFENIMLTQSLIKGYGHRGISPRCMIKVDIKKAFDSLH comes from the exons ATGGGAGAATCTGGGTGTTTCTTAACACCAGACTG CAATGATGCTGACACTAGAGAGAGGCTTTGGGATGAGCTGAGGCAGCTGGCTAATATTGTTGCTGATTGGATTGTCTTAGGGGATTTTAACATTGTAAGAGCTATGGAGGAAAGAATTGGTCCACACTTACGTTCCCTCTCTGAAATAATGGCTTTTAATCAATGCTTATTGGATAGCAATCTGGATGATCTTCAGGGTTATGGTTGTGAACATACTTGGACCAACAAACAAGATGTGGGAACAAGAGTATGGTCTAAACTTGATAGAGTTCTTACCAATGCATCTTGGTTGGTGGATGTCCCTCATGCTCTGGTGACTGTTTTGCCCCCTGGGATCTCTGACCACTCACCATTATTGATCCAAAATAAGGAAAACTACCAAATTAGGAGGAGGTTTAGTTACTTAACCTGTTGGGAGGAGCATAAGGATTATGATACTATTGTTTCTGAGGCATGGCAGATCCCTACCAAGGGTAATGCCATGTTTATTCTGTTTGCAAAGCTAAAAAATGTTAGACAAAAATTAATTATTTTGCACAAAAACAATTATTCTGGTCTAGCAGCTAAG GAAAAAGATTTGCTGGAGAAATATTGGACACTGAGGAAAACTAAGAGAAGTAGTCTCATTCAGAGGGCCAAGATTCATGATATTAATTACAATGATGGTGCTAACAACTATTTCTTTGCTAAAATTGCAATAAGGAAGCATAAGAGTATTATTG GGAATTTTGTGCTGCTGTTCAGGCTTACTTCAAAACCGGGGTTATGTCTAAGCAAGCTAATACTACTCGCACTCATTCGTAAGAAACCAGTGGTTACCTCTGTTATGGACTATAGACCTATACCTGGCTGCACTATCTTTTACAAGATAGTGAGCAAGATCTTGTGTGACAGACTTAAACCTCATTCACCCACCATTGTGGGGAAGGAACAAGGTGCTTTTGTGGCTAGTAGATGTATTTTTGAAAACATTATGCTAACCCAGTCTCTGATCAAGGGCTATGGACACAGAGGGATTTCCCCTAGATGCATGATAAAGGTTGACATCAAAAAAGCTTTTGATTCTTTACACTAG